The genome window AGGGAAGAAGAGTTTTGGTGACTCCTGGTATTGTTGAAGTAAATGAAGAAGAAAATATAAAACTATGTAAAATCATCAACGAATGCTTTGATTTTGTTATTATTACTTCGCAGGTTAATAGTGCGATCTTGCAAAAATATATCAGTGTGGAAATTTTTGTTTTAAAAGAAAAAGCTCAACTTGTAGAAGCTTTAGCGCGATTGACTCATAATGGAGATTTGATTTTGTTTTCTAATGATGCGCCAAGTTTTATGTAGATCCATTTGGCTTAAAAAGGCCAAATGGTTTCCATGAATTTTGTCCCCCAAGGCTTACGTGTAGACTTATCAATATCGCCTTCTGTTTTATAAAGAATTTTTGCATCTGCTATATATTTACTGTCTATCATATTATCTTGGGAAATATCATAAGGTCTTATTACCCCGCTTAGTTGAATGATTTGTTTTTCACCATTGATCAAAAGTTCTCTACTTCCTTCGATGAAATAATTTCCATTAGATAAAACTTTAATTACTCTAGCAGAAATGGTGGTTTGGAAATTTTCACTTCTAGTTTGAGAACCTGTTCCTTGATACTGTGAAGTACTTGATGAAGTGTAACCTATGTTAGTATAGTCATTTACAAAATCTCTAACTTTGCTAAGTCCAGCACCAGTAGTGATTTGTCCGCCACCTAAATTGACATTATTGTTTTTACTTGTAGCTTTAGATCCTTGCGAGTTTTGTGTGGCGTTTTCTCTAATAACTACTGTCACTAAATCATTTACATTCATAGCTTTTTTATCTGAAAATAAAGGATTATCACCTTTGCCAAACAAAGATCCAGGATTGCTTT of Campylobacter sp. 2014D-0216 contains these proteins:
- the flgH gene encoding flagellar basal body L-ring protein FlgH; protein product: MKFKNVNFYLLPFVMFGCSATVDPHINMKPPTYVEELAPKQNNNTQSNPGSLFGKGDNPLFSDKKAMNVNDLVTVVIRENATQNSQGSKATSKNNNVNLGGGQITTGAGLSKVRDFVNDYTNIGYTSSSTSQYQGTGSQTRSENFQTTISARVIKVLSNGNYFIEGSRELLINGEKQIIQLSGVIRPYDISQDNMIDSKYIADAKILYKTEGDIDKSTRKPWGTKFMETIWPF